The Microbacterium forte sequence CCACCCGAGACTCCGGAGACGTCGTAGATGGCCGAGACCAGGATGTCGGTCGAGCCCAGTGCGTACGGAGCGCCGGCGATGGCCGGCCCGCCGTTGTTGAAGGTGTAGATCACGGTGAAGTTGTTGAACGCGACGGCGAACGAGGCGATCAGCAGGGGGGCCGTCGACACGAGCAGCAGCGGCAGCACGATCGCGCGGAAGCGCTGCAGCTTGTTCGCCCCGTCGATCTCGGCCGCTTCGAGCGTCTCGCCCGGCAGCGACTGCAGCGCGCCCGTGCACACGAGGAACCAGTACGGGTAGCTCAGCCACACGTTCACGAAGATCACCGCGGCTCGGGTGAGCCACGGGTCGCCGAGCCAGTTGATCTGCGAGCCGAAGAAGAACAGGTCGTTGATCACGCCGAACTCGGCGTTGAACATGCCGCGGAACAGCAGCGCGGCCATGAATGCGGGGAACGCGTAGGGAAGGATGAACAGCGCTCGCAGGAACCGGCGACCCTTGACGCGCGGGTCGTTGTAGACGATCGCGAGGCCGAGTCCGACGGCGAAGCTCAGCACGACCGACAGGATCGCGAACGCGAAGGTCCAGACCGTGACGCTCAACAGGGTGCCCGCGAGGTTCGCATCCGTGAAGAGCTTGAGGAAGTTGGCGAATCCGACGTTCACCGACCACCCCGTCGGCAGCGCCGTGCCGTCTGCAGCCACGAACGCACCGAGATCCGTGGCCGTGTAGACCGTGCCCGACTGCGTGTCGGTGATCGTCTGCGCCTCGGCATCCCACACCAGCGTCGGTTCGTAGACCGAGCCGGTCGAGCCCTCTCGGGTGCGGATCGAGCCGTCGTTCGGGTCGTCCGAGACCGGCACCCTGAGGTCCTTGATCGTCGCTCCGAGTGTCGGATCGGTCAGCACGGTCGCCCGCGGGACGACCTCCCACCCGGGCACCTCGCTCGGGGCGCCGGTGGTGCCGATCTCGGCATCGGATGCGGTGGTCAGCGGTTCGGTCGCGGATCCGACCTGCACGTCGCCGTCGTCGTCGACGATCGCGAAGCCGAGCTCGTCGCCGCGCTGCACGATCGAGAGCGGGTAGTCCGACGAGCCCTCGATGCGACGCTCGCCCTGGATCAGCGCGGCCTCGACCGCCTGCTCCTGCGTGCCGACGTGACCGGTGCCGTAGTTCGTGAAGGCGATGTACGCCGTGTAGCCGAAGATGAAGACCTGGAAGACGAGCAGGAAGATCAGCCCGGGGAGCAGGTATTTCAGCGGCAGCGCCTTGCGGGTGAAGTACACCCAGTCGGCGATGATGACCAGCAGCACGACGACGCCGAGAACGATCCACGACTCGGCACTCCAGGCCGAGATCGCGGTCATGATGCCGAAGGCGTTGACCAACGCCATCAGGGCGAGCTTGATGAGGAAGCCCCAGCCGAGGCCGCGGAAGCGACGGGCGTGGGATTCGCGCGAGGGCTTCACCACGGGGGTGGGGGCCTCGGCCGGTGGTGCCTGGATCGTCATGTCATCAGTCCTGTCTGGCGGGGCGTTTCGTCTCGCTCCGCTCGCTCAACGACCGGGAATGTTCGTTGAGCGAAGGAGCGAAGCGACCGAGACGAAACGCCCCACAAGTCGGGTCAACCCGCGAGAGTCGTCTCGAGGTCGGCGACCATGGTGTTCCACGTCGACACGGGGTCGGCGCCGTTGATGATCTGCGCCTGCGCGGCGTTCCAGAGATCCCAGACAGAACCCATCTCGGGGATCGACGGCATCGGCACGCCGCTCTGGGCGGAGGCCACGAAGCCGGCGGTGATCGGGTCGGACGAGACCTCGTCGGCGAGCGTCGACCACGCGGGGATGCGGGGGTCGGCCTCGTAGAGGGCACGCTGCGCGTCTTCGGTGCCGAGGTAGTTCACGAGGAACTCCTGGGCGAGAAGGGCGTTCTTGCTCTTGCTCGAGAGGTAGAAGCCCTGCACGCCGACGAACGGGGCTGCGGGCTCGCCGCCCGCAGAGGGGATCGGGTTCACGGCGACGTTGATTCCCTCGAACGCGCTGATGGCCCACGGGCCCTGGATCGTGTACGGGGCCTTGCCCGACGCGAACAGCTCGTTGTTGATGTCGTAGTCGACGGTGGTCGAGATGTAGCCGGTGCCGCTCGAGCCGTTGGCCCCGAGCCAGCTGGCGAACGCCTCGCCGGGTGCTCCGCCCATGCCGACCTCGCTCGTGTACGAGCCGGTGTCGTCCTGCACGAAGACGGGGGCGCCGAACGAGGTCTGCAGTCCGTACATCGTGTATCCGTCGCCGGTCTCGCCGCCGGTGTTGATGACGAACGGACGCTCGGTGCCCGCCGCGACGCCCTTGGCGATCATGTCGTCCCAGGTGGCCGGGGCCTCTGCGCCGACGAGGTCGACGTTCTGCACGAGGGCGATGGTCTCGAGCGAGTACGGCATCGCATACAGCTGGCCGTCGTAGGTCATGGCGTCGAGGGCGACCTGCTCGAACTCCGACGCCTTGTCGCCGAGGTCGATCGTGTCGACGACACCGGCCGCGACGAGCGCGCCGAGCCAGTCGTGCGCGCCGACCGTGATGTCGGGTCCCTCGCCGGTCGGGACCTGCGCGATGAAGTCGTTGCGGAGGTCCTCGAAGTTCTTCTGCACGAGGGTGACCTTGGCTCCGGTCTCCTCTTCGAACGCCTCGGCGGCTGCGGTGATCGCGGCTTCGCGCTCGGCATCCGTCCAGATGACGAGTTCAGCGCCGTCGCCGGATGCGGCGTCGTCGCCGCCGCCTTCGGGTGCGCCGGCGGAGCAGCCCGCGAGGACCACGGCCGCGGCCAGAGCGAGTGCGCCGACTCCGATGTGCTTGCGCATGCGTTTTCCTATCTGTCGTGGCCGACGATGCGCTGCGCGTCATCGCGACCGGGGTGGGTATTGCTGTGTGGTTCGTGGTGGTGCAGGGTGATGCGGGTCGTGCGGATCGTGCTGTCAGTGGGAGGTGCGGATGACGGCGACCCCGCCCGCCGCGATCGTCAGGACGCCCGAGATCTCGGCGCCGCTGAGGAGCTCGACGCCTGCGGCTTCGAGCTCGACGTCGTCATCACGGTGGTTCACGGCGATGCGGTAGACCGAGTCGCCGCCGTGACGGGTGATGACCTCGAGGCCCTCGGCGACACCCGACGGGGTGACGTCGGCATCCGCGTAGACCTCGTGCAGGAGCGCGCGCATTCCCGCCGCATCCAGCCGGGTGCCGACGTACCAGCCGGTGCCCGCCCCGTGACGGTGACGCGTGATCGCGGGCTCGCCCTCACCGGGTCCGCCCGAGAAGTTCGCGATGACCTCGGCTCCTTCGAGCGCGATGTCCTCCTGCCAGACGTCGGCGATGATGCCGTCGTGATCGACCCAGTCGAGTCCGTGGCTCTCGCCCTCGCGCAGCGGCAGGAACTCCTCGACCGTGAGCCCAAGGGCCTCACGCAGCGGGGCGACGAAGCCACCGGCGTGCACGGCGTCGTTCTCGTCGACGATGGCCGAGAAGAAGGAGACCAGCAGGGTGCCGCCGTCGTTCACGTAGGCGGTGAGGTTCGCGGCATCCGCGGTGCTCAACAGGTACTGCGCCGGAGCGACCACCAGGCGGTAGCCCGAGAGGTCCTGGCCCGGCAGGGCGAAGTCGACCGTGATGCCGTCACGCCACAGCTGCTCGTAGAAGCGGCGAACCTGGGCGGCGTGCGTGACATCTTCGGAGGGGCGCCATTCGAGGTCCTGTGCCCAGAACGACTCGAAGTCCCAGAGGATCGCGACGTCGGCTTTCACCGTGCTGCCCTGCACCTCGTCGAGGCGGCCGAGCGCGGCACCCAGATCGACGACCTCCCGGAAGACCCGCGACTCGGTGCCGGCGTGCGGCAGCATCGCGGAGTGGAACTTCTCGGCACCCGAGCGGCCCGCGCGCCACTGGAAGAACAGGATGCCGTCGGCTCCGCGGCCGAGGTGCGTGAAGGAGTTGCGCTGCATCTCGCCGCGACGCTTGGCGATGTTGCGCGGCTGCCAGTTGACGGCCGAGGTCGAGTGCTCCATGAGGATCCACGGCTTGCCGCCGCCGACCGAGCGGCTGAGGTCGGCTGCGATCGCGAGCCCGATGTGCGCGTCCTCGTCGGCGGCCCACAGGTAGTGGTCGTCAGAGACGATGTCGACCTCGCGGCCCCAGGCCCACAGGTCTGTGGTCCAGCTCTGGTTCGCCATGAAGTTCGTCGTGACCGGCTGATCGGCGTGCGCGCGGATCGCGTCGCGCTCGGCGATGAAGCACGCACGCAGCTGGTGATCCGTGAAGCGCGCGAAGTCGAGGCGCTGAGCCGGGTTCACGACGCTCGGGGCGATGGCGGGCGCACCGACGTGCTCCCACGCCGAATAGTGCTGACCCCAGAAGGCGGTGCCCCACGCGCTGTTCAGCGCATCGAGCGAGCCGTACTTCTCCTGGAGCCAGAGCCTGAAAGCGGCGACCGCGTTCGGCGAGTAGTCCTCACCGATGGGAACGCCGTACTCGTTGTGCACGTGCCACAGCACGACGGCCGGATGCTGCGCGTAGCGCGCCGCGAGAGCATCCGCGATCCGCACGATCGCCTCGCGGTAGGCCGGTGACGAGTGCGAGGCCATGCCGCGCGAGCCGAAGCCCATCGTGCGTCCCTCGCGGTCGATCACGTGGGCGTCGGGGTGGTTCGCGAAGAACCACGCGGGCGGCGATGCCGTGGGCGTGCCCAGGTCGACCTTGATGTCGTTCGCGTGCAGCAGGTCGAGCAGTTCGTCGAGCCAGGAGAAGTCGAACTCGCCCTCGGCGACTTCGATGAGCGCCCACGAGAAGATGCCGACGCTGACCAGGTTGACTCCGGCCTCGCGCATCAGGATGACGTCTTCGCGCCACGTCTCGGGCGACCACTGCTCGGGGTTGTAGTCGCCGCCATAGGCGATTCCGCGCAGCTCAGGCCAGGCGTGGGGCGAGGTCATCGGCACTCCATCGGGTCGGTGTGGTCGTGGTGCGGGTCCCGGCGTGCTGTCGCTCATTCGACTGGGACCGGTCTCAGCCTGACTCATGAGAGCGACTGGGACCGGTCTCAGTTCTACCCCAGGTCTGCCGTCGATCACAACTGCCGTTACCGAACTGAGACCGGTCCCAGGTTGGACTACCGCTCGATGGGATGCTGTGGGTAGAGTCACAGGCGATGAGTGATGTCAGCGCGAAGCGCAAGCCGACGATCCGCCAGATCGCGGCGCAGGCGGGGGTGTCCCGCAGCACGGTCTCGCGTGTGATCAACGGCGGGCACTGGGTGTCCCCCGATGCCAGGCAGGCCGTCGAAGAGGCGATCCTCGCCACCGGCTACACGGCGAACCATCACGCGCGCAGTCTCGCCACGGGCCGCGCCGGTTCACTGGCCTTTCTGCTGACCG is a genomic window containing:
- a CDS encoding beta-galactosidase, with the protein product MTSPHAWPELRGIAYGGDYNPEQWSPETWREDVILMREAGVNLVSVGIFSWALIEVAEGEFDFSWLDELLDLLHANDIKVDLGTPTASPPAWFFANHPDAHVIDREGRTMGFGSRGMASHSSPAYREAIVRIADALAARYAQHPAVVLWHVHNEYGVPIGEDYSPNAVAAFRLWLQEKYGSLDALNSAWGTAFWGQHYSAWEHVGAPAIAPSVVNPAQRLDFARFTDHQLRACFIAERDAIRAHADQPVTTNFMANQSWTTDLWAWGREVDIVSDDHYLWAADEDAHIGLAIAADLSRSVGGGKPWILMEHSTSAVNWQPRNIAKRRGEMQRNSFTHLGRGADGILFFQWRAGRSGAEKFHSAMLPHAGTESRVFREVVDLGAALGRLDEVQGSTVKADVAILWDFESFWAQDLEWRPSEDVTHAAQVRRFYEQLWRDGITVDFALPGQDLSGYRLVVAPAQYLLSTADAANLTAYVNDGGTLLVSFFSAIVDENDAVHAGGFVAPLREALGLTVEEFLPLREGESHGLDWVDHDGIIADVWQEDIALEGAEVIANFSGGPGEGEPAITRHRHGAGTGWYVGTRLDAAGMRALLHEVYADADVTPSGVAEGLEVITRHGGDSVYRIAVNHRDDDVELEAAGVELLSGAEISGVLTIAAGGVAVIRTSH
- a CDS encoding ABC transporter permease subunit → MTIQAPPAEAPTPVVKPSRESHARRFRGLGWGFLIKLALMALVNAFGIMTAISAWSAESWIVLGVVVLLVIIADWVYFTRKALPLKYLLPGLIFLLVFQVFIFGYTAYIAFTNYGTGHVGTQEQAVEAALIQGERRIEGSSDYPLSIVQRGDELGFAIVDDDGDVQVGSATEPLTTASDAEIGTTGAPSEVPGWEVVPRATVLTDPTLGATIKDLRVPVSDDPNDGSIRTREGSTGSVYEPTLVWDAEAQTITDTQSGTVYTATDLGAFVAADGTALPTGWSVNVGFANFLKLFTDANLAGTLLSVTVWTFAFAILSVVLSFAVGLGLAIVYNDPRVKGRRFLRALFILPYAFPAFMAALLFRGMFNAEFGVINDLFFFGSQINWLGDPWLTRAAVIFVNVWLSYPYWFLVCTGALQSLPGETLEAAEIDGANKLQRFRAIVLPLLLVSTAPLLIASFAVAFNNFTVIYTFNNGGPAIAGAPYALGSTDILVSAIYDVSGVSGGAADYGLASALSIIAFIVVGLISALSFRQTRKLEEYQ
- a CDS encoding sugar ABC transporter substrate-binding protein produces the protein MRKHIGVGALALAAAVVLAGCSAGAPEGGGDDAASGDGAELVIWTDAEREAAITAAAEAFEEETGAKVTLVQKNFEDLRNDFIAQVPTGEGPDITVGAHDWLGALVAAGVVDTIDLGDKASEFEQVALDAMTYDGQLYAMPYSLETIALVQNVDLVGAEAPATWDDMIAKGVAAGTERPFVINTGGETGDGYTMYGLQTSFGAPVFVQDDTGSYTSEVGMGGAPGEAFASWLGANGSSGTGYISTTVDYDINNELFASGKAPYTIQGPWAISAFEGINVAVNPIPSAGGEPAAPFVGVQGFYLSSKSKNALLAQEFLVNYLGTEDAQRALYEADPRIPAWSTLADEVSSDPITAGFVASAQSGVPMPSIPEMGSVWDLWNAAQAQIINGADPVSTWNTMVADLETTLAG